The following coding sequences lie in one Micromonospora sp. R77 genomic window:
- the uxaC gene encoding glucuronate isomerase produces the protein MPTTTRSDLLLPAEPGQRALARELYALAAQQPIISPHGHVDPALLAEDRPFPDPARLLIVPDHYLTRMLLSQGVPPAELGVPTVDGSPTETDGRLVWRRFAAHWHLFRGTPSRLWLEQTFHDVFGVTTPLSPATADAVYDELAARLAEPEFRPRALFTRFGIEVLATTESPLDDLGQHAKLAADGWGGPGGRVVTTFRPDDVVDMEFDGWAANVDRLAEVAGVDTGTYAGYLDALRQRRAAFVAAGATSSDHGHPTARTLALSDAEAAALYDKGRRGAADAADAEAFRAHMLLEFARMSLDDGLVMQLHPGAVRNHNRWLHARHGRDVGGDVPQATEYVHALAPLLDAHGNDPRLTVVLYTLDEDTFTRELAPLAGGYAALRLGAPWWFLDSPEVLRRFRETVTETAGFYNTAGFVDDTRAFCSIPVRHDVARRVDAGFLARLVAEHRLPADEAAETIVDLAYRLPRQVFKFGEHS, from the coding sequence GTGCCGACCACCACCCGGAGCGACCTGCTGCTGCCCGCCGAGCCCGGCCAGCGCGCCCTCGCCCGCGAGCTGTACGCCCTGGCCGCGCAGCAGCCGATCATCTCGCCGCACGGGCACGTCGACCCCGCGCTGCTGGCCGAGGACCGCCCGTTCCCCGACCCGGCCCGGCTGCTGATCGTGCCCGACCACTACCTCACCCGGATGCTGCTCAGTCAGGGCGTACCCCCGGCCGAGCTGGGGGTGCCCACCGTCGACGGGAGCCCCACCGAGACCGACGGCCGGCTCGTCTGGCGGCGCTTCGCGGCGCACTGGCACCTGTTCCGGGGCACCCCGTCGCGGCTCTGGCTGGAGCAGACCTTCCACGACGTGTTCGGGGTGACCACCCCGCTCTCCCCCGCCACCGCCGACGCCGTCTACGACGAGCTGGCCGCGCGCCTCGCCGAACCGGAGTTCCGGCCCCGGGCGCTGTTCACCCGGTTCGGCATCGAGGTGCTCGCCACCACCGAGTCCCCCCTGGACGACCTCGGGCAGCACGCCAAGCTCGCCGCCGACGGGTGGGGCGGTCCCGGCGGCCGGGTCGTCACCACGTTCCGCCCCGACGACGTGGTCGACATGGAGTTCGACGGCTGGGCGGCCAACGTGGACCGGCTCGCCGAGGTCGCAGGCGTCGACACCGGCACGTACGCCGGTTATCTCGACGCGCTGCGGCAGCGCCGGGCGGCGTTCGTCGCGGCCGGTGCCACCTCCTCCGACCACGGGCACCCGACGGCCCGTACCCTCGCGCTCAGTGACGCGGAGGCGGCGGCGCTCTACGACAAGGGCCGGCGCGGCGCGGCCGACGCGGCCGACGCGGAGGCGTTCCGGGCGCACATGCTGCTGGAGTTCGCCCGGATGTCGCTCGACGACGGCCTGGTCATGCAGCTGCACCCGGGGGCGGTCCGCAACCACAACCGCTGGCTGCACGCCCGGCACGGCCGCGACGTCGGCGGCGACGTCCCGCAGGCCACCGAGTACGTGCACGCCCTCGCGCCGCTGCTCGACGCGCACGGCAACGACCCCCGGCTGACCGTGGTGCTCTACACCCTGGACGAGGACACCTTCACCCGGGAACTCGCCCCGCTCGCCGGCGGGTACGCCGCGCTGCGCCTCGGCGCGCCCTGGTGGTTCCTGGACTCCCCCGAGGTGCTGCGCCGGTTCCGGGAGACCGTCACCGAGACCGCCGGCTTCTACAACACCGCCGGGTTCGTCGACGACACCCGGGCGTTCTGTTCCATCCCGGTCCGGCACGACGTCGCCCGCCGGGTCGACGCCGGCTTCCTGGCCCGGCTGGTCGCCGAGCACCGGCTGCCCGCCGACGAGGCCGCCGAGACCATCGTCGACCTGGCCTACCGGCTGCCCAGGCAGGTCTTCAAGTTCGGAGAACACTCATGA
- a CDS encoding Gfo/Idh/MocA family protein, whose protein sequence is MSPPARQRVRHALVGAGARAEMFLRALALDHAATAELVALADVNQTRMDAHNRWLTELGHPPVPTYAAADFAAMLAKERVDVVLVTSVDVTHDEYVVAALRAGCDVVTEKPMTVDAPRCRRILDAVAETGRRVTVAFNYRYNPLHEQVRRLLADGAVGEIGSVHFEWLLDVRHGADYFRRWHRDKATSGGLLVHKASHHFDLVNWWLDAVPVQVYAAGRLFFYGEAGRRHGYARDYDRAHGSPAADGDPFALRLAGHPRLRELYLDAEAEDGYQRDRNVFAPGITIEDDLAVLARYSTGATMTYHLTAYAPWEGYRVMVNGSRGRLELEVTESDHVSPTVAGALKGAALHGAEAAAEQGAARLTLRPFWAPPVEIPVEGWTRGGHGGADARMTRVLFGGEPDPMGRAATARDGALALLTGLAANHSLDTGAPVRVADLLTLP, encoded by the coding sequence ATGTCACCACCAGCCCGCCAACGGGTCCGCCACGCCCTCGTCGGCGCCGGCGCGCGGGCCGAGATGTTCCTGCGCGCCCTGGCCCTGGACCACGCCGCCACCGCCGAGCTGGTCGCCCTCGCCGACGTCAACCAGACCCGGATGGACGCGCACAACCGCTGGCTCACCGAGCTCGGCCACCCACCCGTGCCCACGTACGCCGCCGCCGACTTCGCCGCCATGCTGGCGAAGGAGCGGGTCGACGTGGTGCTGGTGACCAGCGTGGACGTCACCCACGACGAGTACGTGGTGGCCGCCCTGCGGGCCGGCTGCGACGTGGTCACCGAGAAGCCGATGACCGTCGACGCGCCGCGCTGCCGGCGGATCCTCGACGCCGTCGCCGAGACCGGCCGCCGGGTGACGGTCGCCTTCAACTACCGCTACAACCCGCTGCACGAGCAGGTCCGCCGGCTGCTCGCCGACGGCGCGGTCGGCGAGATCGGCTCGGTGCACTTCGAGTGGCTGCTCGACGTGCGGCACGGCGCCGACTACTTCCGCCGGTGGCACCGGGACAAGGCCACCTCCGGCGGCCTGCTGGTGCACAAGGCCAGCCACCACTTCGACCTGGTCAACTGGTGGCTCGACGCGGTACCGGTGCAGGTGTACGCCGCCGGCCGGCTCTTCTTCTACGGCGAGGCCGGCCGCCGGCACGGCTACGCCCGCGACTACGACCGGGCGCACGGCTCCCCCGCCGCCGACGGTGACCCGTTCGCGCTGCGGCTGGCCGGGCACCCCCGGCTGCGCGAGCTCTATCTCGACGCCGAGGCCGAGGACGGCTACCAACGCGACCGCAACGTCTTCGCCCCCGGGATCACCATCGAGGACGACCTCGCCGTGCTGGCCCGCTACTCCACCGGCGCGACGATGACCTACCACCTCACCGCGTACGCCCCCTGGGAGGGCTACCGGGTGATGGTCAACGGCAGCCGGGGCCGCCTCGAACTGGAGGTCACCGAGAGCGACCACGTCAGCCCGACGGTGGCCGGCGCGCTCAAGGGTGCCGCCCTGCACGGCGCCGAGGCCGCCGCGGAGCAGGGTGCCGCCCGGCTCACCCTGCGGCCGTTCTGGGCGCCCCCGGTCGAGATCCCGGTCGAGGGCTGGACCCGGGGCGGACACGGCGGCGCGGACGCCCGGATGACCCGGGTGCTGTTCGGCGGCGAACCCGACCCGATGGGTCGCGCGGCCACCGCCCGCGACGGCGCCCTGGCCCTGCTCACCGGCCTGGCCGCCAACCACTCGCTGGACACCGGCGCGCCCGTCCGGGTCGCCGACCTGCTCACCCTCCCCTGA
- a CDS encoding LacI family DNA-binding transcriptional regulator, with translation MPATIRDVARASGVHISTVSRTFSAPHLVNPETRGRVLACAEDLGYRPNRAARALITGRTHNIGLIIADIANPFFPPLIKAAEGQARQRDYHVFVADTNEDPTAEEELVHALAKQVDGVLLCSPRMSNSLIEQVSREVPVVVINRQVTGLPCVMMDVGQGARAAVEHLLALGHREIALLGGPRGSWTNREIRRAAAAAARAGGAELTVLGPNQPTETGGGAQAEAVRRSGATAVLAYNDLMAIGLMEGLDTLGVRVPQDVSVVGIDDITLSRLTRPKLTTVATPTAAAGRAAVDMLLQLDSDATRGVRGRGAATGDRRTTAQVMLQTELVIRDSTGPVPPTGRPAAGA, from the coding sequence GTGCCCGCCACCATCAGGGACGTCGCCCGGGCCTCCGGCGTGCACATCTCCACCGTGTCCCGCACCTTCTCGGCACCCCACCTGGTCAACCCGGAGACCCGGGGCCGGGTGCTGGCCTGCGCGGAGGACCTCGGCTACCGCCCCAACCGGGCCGCCCGGGCGCTGATCACCGGTCGTACGCACAACATCGGGCTGATCATCGCCGACATCGCCAACCCCTTCTTCCCGCCGCTGATCAAGGCGGCCGAGGGACAGGCCCGGCAGCGCGACTACCACGTCTTCGTCGCCGACACCAACGAGGACCCGACCGCCGAGGAGGAGCTGGTCCACGCCCTCGCCAAGCAGGTCGACGGGGTGCTGCTGTGCAGCCCTCGGATGAGCAACAGCCTGATCGAGCAGGTCAGCCGCGAGGTCCCGGTGGTGGTGATAAACCGTCAGGTCACCGGGCTGCCCTGCGTGATGATGGACGTCGGCCAGGGCGCCCGCGCCGCCGTCGAGCACCTGCTCGCCCTCGGGCACCGCGAGATCGCGCTGCTCGGCGGCCCGCGCGGCTCGTGGACCAACCGGGAGATCCGCCGGGCGGCGGCAGCGGCCGCCCGGGCCGGCGGCGCGGAGCTGACCGTGCTCGGGCCCAACCAGCCCACCGAGACCGGCGGCGGCGCCCAGGCCGAGGCGGTCCGCCGCAGCGGCGCCACCGCCGTGCTCGCCTACAACGACCTGATGGCGATCGGCCTGATGGAAGGACTCGACACCCTGGGCGTCCGGGTCCCGCAGGACGTCAGCGTCGTCGGCATCGACGACATCACGCTGAGCCGGCTCACCCGACCCAAGTTGACGACGGTGGCCACCCCGACGGCGGCCGCCGGCCGGGCGGCCGTCGACATGCTGCTGCAACTCGACTCCGACGCGACCCGCGGCGTCCGGGGCCGGGGCGCGGCGACCGGCGACCGCCGCACCACCGCACAGGTAATGCTCCAGACCGAACTGGTCATTCGCGACTCGACCGGCCCCGTGCCACCGACCGGTCGACCCGCCGCCGGGGCGTGA
- a CDS encoding ABC transporter substrate-binding protein — protein MHPATSPTAGTAGRNHRTPLTRRRFVRGLAAVAVAVPLALGAAGCGDDEAGAGSDGQVKLSVFWWGGEARAKLTEDALALYTKKHPNVTFEKTWQANQGYFDKLATLTAGGNPPDLFQIDDNYLAEYAGRSTTLDLKKYQDSGKLDVSKFPKSLLEYGVVDGKLAGVAAGENTQGLVYNKTLLTKNGLPEPTTGMTWEQHIAWAEQVAKRTKVPGTQDPSADYKAFWVWLRQQGKDLYKGNELGFTVEDVTKWFELWKGARDRGATPTPDVIHEGNSSDITKQLVVTGKSATSWVWVNQMPDLKKNTKDELGVVAYPGDPSGQWARASMYWSVFKGSKHRDVAVDVINFLNNDPEAVALLGTDRGLPSNLDLRAKVSEAASDPAMKQSIQVESDLASRFGQSPQVPIKGHSKVKSELVKAAENAQYGRATPAQAAAQFIAACTSAIA, from the coding sequence ATGCACCCCGCAACGTCCCCCACCGCCGGCACCGCCGGGCGGAATCACCGTACCCCGCTGACCCGACGTCGATTCGTCCGCGGCCTGGCCGCCGTGGCGGTGGCCGTCCCCCTGGCCCTCGGCGCCGCCGGCTGCGGCGACGACGAGGCCGGGGCCGGCTCGGACGGCCAGGTCAAGCTCTCCGTCTTCTGGTGGGGCGGCGAGGCCCGGGCCAAGCTCACCGAGGACGCCCTGGCCCTCTACACGAAGAAGCACCCGAACGTGACCTTCGAGAAGACCTGGCAGGCCAACCAGGGCTACTTCGACAAGCTGGCCACGCTCACCGCCGGTGGCAACCCGCCCGACCTGTTCCAGATCGACGACAACTACCTGGCCGAGTACGCCGGCCGCAGCACCACCCTCGACCTGAAGAAATACCAGGACTCCGGCAAGCTCGACGTGTCGAAGTTCCCCAAGAGCCTGCTCGAGTACGGCGTGGTGGACGGCAAGCTCGCCGGCGTGGCCGCGGGGGAGAACACCCAGGGTCTGGTCTACAACAAGACCCTGCTGACGAAGAACGGGCTGCCCGAGCCGACCACCGGGATGACCTGGGAGCAGCACATCGCCTGGGCCGAGCAGGTGGCGAAGAGGACGAAGGTCCCCGGCACCCAGGACCCGAGCGCCGACTACAAGGCGTTCTGGGTCTGGCTGCGCCAGCAGGGCAAGGATCTCTACAAGGGCAACGAGCTCGGCTTCACCGTCGAGGACGTGACGAAGTGGTTCGAGCTGTGGAAGGGCGCCCGGGACCGAGGCGCGACGCCCACCCCCGACGTCATCCACGAGGGCAACTCCAGCGACATCACCAAGCAGCTGGTGGTCACCGGCAAGTCGGCCACCTCCTGGGTCTGGGTCAACCAGATGCCCGACCTGAAGAAGAACACCAAGGACGAGCTGGGCGTGGTGGCCTACCCGGGTGACCCGAGCGGCCAGTGGGCCCGGGCGTCGATGTACTGGTCGGTGTTCAAGGGCAGCAAGCACCGCGACGTCGCCGTCGACGTGATCAACTTCCTGAACAACGACCCGGAGGCGGTCGCGCTGCTCGGCACCGACCGGGGCCTGCCGTCCAACCTCGACCTGCGGGCCAAGGTCAGCGAGGCGGCCAGCGACCCGGCCATGAAGCAGTCCATCCAGGTCGAGTCCGACCTGGCGAGCAGGTTCGGCCAGTCGCCGCAGGTGCCGATCAAGGGCCACAGCAAGGTCAAGTCGGAGCTGGTCAAGGCCGCCGAGAACGCCCAGTACGGCCGGGCCACCCCGGCCCAGGCCGCCGCCCAGTTCATCGCCGCCTGCACGTCCGCGATCGCCTGA
- a CDS encoding carbohydrate ABC transporter permease, translating to MAITAIPMLLSLYLSFTDYDILTPWSEVQWVGLANYERMFTDDPSYWHAVRVTLTFALVAVPLKLAAALGVALLLNKAWRGVGLFRGLFYLPSLLGGSVALAIVWVNMFNRDGAFNSFLALFGIEGLPWVSDPDWALETLMVLAIWQFGAPMVIFLAGLKQVPTELYEAAAVDGAGTWRQFRAVTLPMLSPVIFFNLVLETIHGFQGFTAAFVLSNGTGGPVDSTLMYTLKLYISGFTDLEMGYASAMAWVFLIAIALITTLFFSTGRFWVHYSDGEAS from the coding sequence ATGGCCATCACGGCGATCCCCATGCTCTTGTCGCTCTACCTGAGCTTCACCGACTACGACATCCTCACCCCCTGGTCCGAGGTGCAGTGGGTGGGGCTGGCCAACTACGAGCGGATGTTCACCGACGATCCGTCGTACTGGCACGCGGTGCGGGTCACGCTGACCTTCGCGCTGGTCGCCGTGCCGCTGAAGCTGGCCGCGGCGCTCGGCGTGGCGCTCCTGCTGAACAAGGCGTGGCGCGGCGTCGGGCTGTTCCGTGGGCTGTTCTATCTGCCGTCGCTGCTGGGCGGCAGCGTCGCCCTGGCCATCGTCTGGGTCAACATGTTCAACCGGGACGGCGCGTTCAACTCGTTCCTGGCGCTGTTCGGCATCGAGGGGCTGCCCTGGGTCAGCGACCCCGACTGGGCCCTGGAGACGCTGATGGTGCTGGCGATCTGGCAGTTCGGCGCGCCCATGGTGATCTTCCTGGCCGGGCTGAAGCAGGTCCCCACCGAGCTGTACGAGGCGGCGGCCGTCGACGGCGCCGGCACCTGGCGGCAGTTCCGCGCGGTCACCCTGCCCATGCTCTCCCCGGTGATCTTCTTCAACCTGGTGCTGGAGACCATCCACGGCTTCCAGGGCTTCACCGCCGCGTTCGTGCTCAGCAACGGCACCGGCGGCCCGGTCGACTCCACCCTGATGTACACGCTGAAGCTCTACATCTCCGGCTTCACCGACCTGGAGATGGGCTACGCCTCGGCGATGGCCTGGGTCTTCCTGATCGCCATCGCGCTGATCACCACGCTCTTCTTCAGCACCGGCCGGTTCTGGGTGCACTACTCCGACGGGGAGGCCTCGTGA